Proteins encoded in a region of the Triticum dicoccoides isolate Atlit2015 ecotype Zavitan chromosome 3A, WEW_v2.0, whole genome shotgun sequence genome:
- the LOC119271961 gene encoding uncharacterized protein LOC119271961, with product MAELCVAGLDSNEGESRLLAAHRPASLSLFFLSCPRRCSCLSIFLLRHLLLLLQHGAPPSPRSHIVVVELLLLLHGAPSSPGSKAATSRTTSHACYNGCGKPCYNGPWKSWNRAAEKLRPGPQKLQRVCRDKAGTGVHICWNQCQDLLEPAIKFAGIAVARASFYCNQPWRFAGMNFLHFEGDHGDHSDHDSQFEDGSATPTSTSLLQAPWLHFCYKRRCHFLLRNTGDEQIATTGEFVFPWDER from the exons CGCGACTGCTGGCCGCACACCGCCCTGCTTCCTTATCCCTTTTCTTCCTGTCCTGCCCACGCCGCTGCTCCTGCCTATCTATTTTTCTCCTACGccatttgctgctgctgctgcagcacGGGGCGCCTCCCTCCCCACGAAGCCACATCGTCGTGGTGGAGCTGCTATTGCTGCTGCACGGGGCGCCCTCCTCCCCTGGAAGCAAAGCAGCGACTAGCAGGACTACCAGCCATGCGTGCTACAACGGCTGCGGCAAACCATGCTACAACGGGCCATGGAAAAGCTGGAACCGGGCGGCAGAAAAGCTGCGACCGGGGCCACAGAAGCTGCAACGGGTATGCCGTGATAAAGCTGGAACTGGCGTTCATATTTGCTGGAACCAGTGTCAAGATTTGCTGGAACCGGCAATCAAATTTGCTGGAATTGCTGTCGCGAGGGCGTCGTTTTACTGCAACCAGCCGTGGCGTTTTGCTGGAATGAATTTTCTCCACTTCGAGGGCGACCATGGTGACCACAGTGATCATGATTCGCAGTTCGAGGACGGCAGCGCTACTCCGACCAGCACTTCCCTGCTACAAGCACC CTGGTTGCATTTTTGCTACAAACGGCGCTGCCATTTTCTACTACGCAACACCGGCGACGAACAAATAGCTACGACCGGCGAGTTTGTTTTTCCTTGGGACGAGCGGTGA